The sequence CCGGTCCCATTCCGAACCCGGCAGTTAAGCTCCCCTGCGCCTATGATACTGGCCGCGAGAGCGGTCGGGAAAGTTGGTCGCTGCCAGGGTTATTTCCTTAACCTTCTCTTTAATTTTAGAATCTCTTCTTCCCCTATTATTTTTATTTCTTTTTCTTTTAGATCACCTAATTTTATATTTCCAATTTGGATTCTCAATAATCTTTTTACAGGATATCCAAATTTCTTAAAAAATCTTCTAAGAATTCTTTTTTGGCCACTATGTATTTCTATTTCTACTGTAGTACTTTTTTCATCTTTTTTTAAAATTTTCACTGAATCTGGTTTTAAAAAAGTGTCTTCTAGTTTGGTTCCTTTTTTTATTTTATTGAAATCTTTAGCATTTATTCTGCCTTCAACTTTTAATATATATTTTTTGGGAATTTTGAAAGATGGATGCATTAATTTGTATGCAAATTCTCCATCGTTTGTTAGAATTAAAAGTCCTTCCGAATCTAAATCTAATCTTCCTACTGGAAATACTTTTTCTTTAAAATTTATTTCTTTAAAAAGATCTGTTAAAGTTTTTCTACCAAATTTATCTTTACCTAAGGCAGTTAGATATCCTCTTGGTTTATAAAGTTTATAATATACTTTTTTAGAAATAGGTTTTAAAATTTTTCCTTCTACTTCTACTTTATCTTTGCTTGGGTCTATTTTTATACCAAGTTCTGATACTTTTTGACCATTAACTTTGACTTTTCCTTCTTTTATTAGAATATCGGCTTTTCTTCTTGAACAATATCCTGTAGATGCAATAAATTTATTTAGTCTTTCTTTCATGTTTTTCTATTACTATAAATTTTCTTGAAGGGTAATTCTTAAATTCTATTTCTATAGTAAAAGGTTTAACTTCTTCTTCTATTTTTTGTCCTTTCATTATTATTAAATAGCCTTTATTTTTTAATAAATTTTTACCTATTTTTAAAACTTCAAAAGTTTCTCCTGTAGCTCTACTTACAACAATATTAAACTTTTCTTTTATATTTTCAGCTCTATCACATATTACATTATATTTTAAATTTAACTCTTTTCTAAGCATTTCAAGAAATATACATTTTTTTTGTATAGAATCTATGAGATAAAGTTCTATCTTGTCTTGATAATAAATTTTTAAAGGTACTCCCGGAAAACCACCACCTGTGCCAAAATCTGCTATTGTTTTATTTGTAATATCTATGTTTTTTATTTCAAAAAGTTTGACAAGTGTTAAACTATCAAAAAAATGTTTTTTAACTACTTCTTCTTTTTTTCTAATGGAAGATAGGTTATAAACTTTATTCCATTTCATATACATAGACAGATATTTGTCAAAAAGTTCTATTTGCTTTTCTGAAAAATTTATACCATTTTGGTTGCAAAGTTTTATTAGTATTTCTATCTCTTTATTTTCCATTATTTTAAAACTTTTTTTGTTTTTATATAAAAGATATAAAGATCTAATTCTGCTTGGGTCAATTTAAAATCTTTGGCTATCTTTTCTAAAGCTTCTTCACATTCAAGATAAACTTTTTTTGTAATAGTTTTCCTTGGCTTTACAAGACCTTTTTCAAATAAAAATCTTGATATATGTCTATCTATTATTGCAACATCATCAAAACCTATATTCCTTAAAAAATGGCTTGCCTCTTTATATCCATATCCATATATTTCTTTTACTAATTTCTCTCTTGCTTTTTTACCATCTTTTTCTTTTGCTATATCTAAAAGGAAATTTTCTTTTTCTCTAAGCTTTACAATTCTTTCTGCTCTTTGCATGGCAAATCTATGTCCATGTTCTCTGATTTTCTCATAAAGATCTTTTAAGTCTAAATTTTTAAAACCTTTTATTCCTATAGACTTTTGAATTTTTATTCCCATAGCAGCAGAAGAATTAGCAGTTAAAATGCAAAAACAAGCCTCTGAAAATATATCTGCTTGATAAGGCTCAATATCTAAGAAAGGTCTAAAGTTAAAAGTAGTAAGATTTTTGCTTTTTAGATTTTTAAACTCTTTTATTCTTTGGTCTACATATTTTTTAACTTCAGAAATAGCTTTTTCTATCTCTTCCTTTGGTGGTATCAACTATTTTCCTTTAGAAGATTATATCCATTTTTAAATATACCTGATTTATCTACAAAAATGTTATGAATAATATCATTTTCTGTCAATTTAATATTTTTATTATTTACTTTAATAATAAGCCCATCTGCATTTCCTATTGTTTCAAAATATATCTTTTCTTTAAAAGAAATATCAAGTTTATTATTTTTTTTCAAATTAAAAATATGTTGTTTTCCATCTACTATAGCACTTAACCATATATCTTTTTTAGCTATTAATTGTAGTTTATGAATATTTTCTAACTTTTTTTGATTTATAGAAAAATCTTTATTAATTTTTTCATTATATTCTATTAGGGGTATTTCTTTTTTCTCTTCTTTTTGCTTTTGGAAACTATAGTTTAAAAAGAAAAATGTAAACAAACTAAAAGATAAAAATAGAAGTTTAAACATTGAGATTATTTTATTTTTTAAATTGGAAAGAAAACTACCATTTTCTTTTTTTAATTGTTTATTCTGTTTTTTTTCTTCTTCTTCTGCCAAGTTAAAATCTAAATCTTCAATTTTTAATAAATTTAATATTTCTCTTACAACATAAAAACTATATGGATAATTTTTATTAAAAAATGAAGGATCTGTTTCTAATTCTTTTAGTACATATAATGGAACTTTTATTTTTTTACTAATATCTTCTAAAGATAAATTTTGTTTTTCCCTTTCTTCCTTAATAATTTGCTGTAAATTTTCAAAATCAAAGTTCAAGAATTAAAGCTCCTTTAATTCACCTTCTTTTATAAGTTTAACAAGTAAATTCCAAGCATGTTTGTTTAAAACTATTTTATCGTCATTTTCTTTTAAGATTACTTCAGATTCGCCTTTCTCATTTTTGATTATTTCTATATCTGGGCAACAATGAGCAGAAGAACATAAAGTTAATTTTTTTATAATTTCCATGATTATTCTCCCCTTTAAGATAAAGGTATACTTATAAGTATAAAACTAATTTTTTTTAACTGCAAGTTAAAGTTTATATCTATCTGTTTGAGGTGGAATTATATCAAGTCCTTTTATATTAGTATCTTTTACATTTTTAGCTTGTACTAATATTTTGAATTTTTCACCCATACCCTTAGGTAATACTAAGGTTTTTAATCTATTCATTCTTTCGTAAGCTTTATAATCTCCAATTTCTTGAAGTTTTTCAAAAATTTCCATAAGTCCAAGATTTGTTAAAAAATGAGCTTGATCTGTAAAGCCAACTGTTTCAAGCCCTTCTAATTTCCCGTAATAGCTTAATGCTGAAAAATTTACATGGGAAGTAATATCTTGAAGGCCAATATTTTCCCAATAATTTTCTGAATATTTATGCTGATAGTAGCATAATAAACTTCCTTTCATTCTATAAGGTTTATAAAGCTCTGCAGATGGATATCCATAATCTATTGTTATTACATATCCTCTTTTTAGTTTTTTTCCTATTTTGATTATATAATCTTTAGCTCCAAGATTTATTTCTGTTGTCATTCCTTCAGGAATATTTATATTTAACTCTTTTAAATATCTTAGTATTTCTTCAGTTGCTTCTTTTTCTATTTCATAAAGATTGTTTTCTTCGTCTATTTTTACAAATATTTGATAAATTTTTCCGTTTTTCTTTTTTATTAGTTCAACCGGAAAAGCATCAAAAAGCTCATTTGAAAATACTATCCCTTCTATTTCATTATCTTTAAAATCAATAATATCTTGTTTCCAGTCTATATTTTCAAAATCTTTTAAAAGTTCTTTTTGAATTTTTATATGATAAGGGGATTTTTCAATAATAACATATGTTATATTCTCAAAAACTTTTGGATATTCATTTTTTAAAGTAGATAAAATATCGTAAGCAAGGTATCCTTTCCCTGCTCCTATTTCTACAATTTTAAATTTTTTTGTATTTAGTTTTTCGTAAATTTCTACAAACTGTTTTGCTAAAAGCTGTCCAAAAACTGGATCAAGCTCCGATGCAGTAAAAAAGTCCCCTTTTCCACCTATTTTTGATTTATCAG comes from Hydrogenothermus marinus and encodes:
- a CDS encoding N-glycosylase/DNA lyase, which translates into the protein MIPPKEEIEKAISEVKKYVDQRIKEFKNLKSKNLTTFNFRPFLDIEPYQADIFSEACFCILTANSSAAMGIKIQKSIGIKGFKNLDLKDLYEKIREHGHRFAMQRAERIVKLREKENFLLDIAKEKDGKKAREKLVKEIYGYGYKEASHFLRNIGFDDVAIIDRHISRFLFEKGLVKPRKTITKKVYLECEEALEKIAKDFKLTQAELDLYIFYIKTKKVLK
- the rsmG gene encoding 16S rRNA (guanine(527)-N(7))-methyltransferase RsmG, whose product is MENKEIEILIKLCNQNGINFSEKQIELFDKYLSMYMKWNKVYNLSSIRKKEEVVKKHFFDSLTLVKLFEIKNIDITNKTIADFGTGGGFPGVPLKIYYQDKIELYLIDSIQKKCIFLEMLRKELNLKYNVICDRAENIKEKFNIVVSRATGETFEVLKIGKNLLKNKGYLIIMKGQKIEEEVKPFTIEIEFKNYPSRKFIVIEKHERKTK
- a CDS encoding helix-turn-helix domain-containing protein, translated to MNFDFENLQQIIKEEREKQNLSLEDISKKIKVPLYVLKELETDPSFFNKNYPYSFYVVREILNLLKIEDLDFNLAEEEEKKQNKQLKKENGSFLSNLKNKIISMFKLLFLSFSLFTFFFLNYSFQKQKEEKKEIPLIEYNEKINKDFSINQKKLENIHKLQLIAKKDIWLSAIVDGKQHIFNLKKNNKLDISFKEKIYFETIGNADGLIIKVNNKNIKLTENDIIHNIFVDKSGIFKNGYNLLKENS
- a CDS encoding class I SAM-dependent methyltransferase, which translates into the protein MKKGKVSGKKELIEIIKKRGTIPFSEFMDITLYYPELGYYTSDKSKIGGKGDFFTASELDPVFGQLLAKQFVEIYEKLNTKKFKIVEIGAGKGYLAYDILSTLKNEYPKVFENITYVIIEKSPYHIKIQKELLKDFENIDWKQDIIDFKDNEIEGIVFSNELFDAFPVELIKKKNGKIYQIFVKIDEENNLYEIEKEATEEILRYLKELNINIPEGMTTEINLGAKDYIIKIGKKLKRGYVITIDYGYPSAELYKPYRMKGSLLCYYQHKYSENYWENIGLQDITSHVNFSALSYYGKLEGLETVGFTDQAHFLTNLGLMEIFEKLQEIGDYKAYERMNRLKTLVLPKGMGEKFKILVQAKNVKDTNIKGLDIIPPQTDRYKL
- a CDS encoding pseudouridine synthase, which encodes MKERLNKFIASTGYCSRRKADILIKEGKVKVNGQKVSELGIKIDPSKDKVEVEGKILKPISKKVYYKLYKPRGYLTALGKDKFGRKTLTDLFKEINFKEKVFPVGRLDLDSEGLLILTNDGEFAYKLMHPSFKIPKKYILKVEGRINAKDFNKIKKGTKLEDTFLKPDSVKILKKDEKSTTVEIEIHSGQKRILRRFFKKFGYPVKRLLRIQIGNIKLGDLKEKEIKIIGEEEILKLKRRLRK